The Streptococcus oralis DNA window TGAGAATTGGGAAGATAATAAGACAAAGATTTTCAGATTAATCTTTGACCGTATCCGTGAATTAGTTGAAGAAGAGGAATTTGTGGAAGTCGCTTTTATCGTCCATGATAAAGATATTTCTTATGGGACAAAATTGGTTGAACCTCATATTCACGGATATATTGATTTCCCAAGAAGAATGGATTTATCAAAAGTTGCCTTGGCTCTTGGAGTAGAAAAAGAACGTGTAGAAACTCCAAAATCAAGAGGAGGAAGACACCTAACACGTATCAACGCTTTAGCTTATCTTATCCATGCCAAGGATAAAGATAAATATCAGTATCCTGCTAGTGATGTGGAAACATTTGATACGCTTGATTATGAAACCTTTATCAATCAGAATAAAGAAGATTTTGAGAAGTATGCAGCTACGAAAAAGCGTGAGAAATCTGATGAAAGTTTAGATTTGGTATTGTCTAAAGTTTACAAGGGAGAACTTACATATTTTGATATTATGAAAGACGATAATTTGTATTATCTGATGGCGAACAATCGTCAGAAATTCCTTGAGGGCTTTGATATTTTTGGAGAACGTGAAAGTGTTCTACGCTTGGAAGCCTTGCAAAATGGGGAGTATGATTTGACTGTCCTATATATCCAAGGGAAGCCTGGGATTGGTAAGTCTACACTTGCTAGAGATATTGCTTTAGAGGTGCAAGGAGCGCTTGAAAATGCAGGTTTAAGAGGTGGCTCATATTCTGCAAGCTCAAAAAATCCATTTGACAATTACTCAGGAGAGGAAATCCTTATTTTAGATGACTTGCGAGAGGATAGCCTAGCTCCTGCGGATTGGTTGAAGTTATTCGATCCAATCAACTCGGCTAGAATGTCGGCACGCTATCGAAATAAGCTAGTAGTTCCTAGATTGGTGATTATGTCGGCTTATATGTCTCCTAAACAATTTTTCGGACAAATTCAGGAAGAAGATATAAACCAGTATTTAAGACGTGTCAATTACTCTTCTGAAATTGCTAGAAAACATGGAATGGAAGAAAGATTTTATAGTGTTTCAGAAGTTCGAGAGAATAGAGAGAATGGTCATTTTCAACGTCCTGATGGCTCTAGCGTCGTTTTGAACTTTGACTATGAAGATTTGTTTTGTTCGCAAGATAAGGACGATTTTATTCGTAAATTGCTTGAAGATTGTATCTATCCTAGAATATTGCCTAAAAAAGCAAAGGACGTGACAAATGACTAAAAAAATTGTGATGTTCTTTGATGAAAGGTTAAATACTAGCTTTCGTATAGTACGCTTTGGGAAGTGTATACCAGTAAGGCAAGAAATAGATAACATCTATATGTTTCTGAATGATAGGAATTTATGGAATAGATGCAAAAAAAAGATGCGTGAAAATCAATCACACATCAAAATAAAAAACCAAGATAATTATAACATGAAAAGGAGAAAAAAGCTATGTTCGTAACAAAAGAAGATTTAAAAAAATTAGGTTTTGGAAATTATCAGGCTTACAGTTTGATTAAACAGGCTAAGGCTTTGATGGTACAAAAGGGCTTTGCTTACTATAATTCCAAGGGTTTGGGTCAAGTTCCTGTTGAAGCTGTTGAGGAAATTTTGGGTACAAAATTAAATTTTGAGGAAGTGGAAGAATATGCCTAAAATCCCTCATGTATATTATGACAAGGCTAGTAGTTCTTATTATGCGGTTGCTTCTCTAGGTTTTGATGAAGTGACCGGTAAAAGAATGCAGAAAAAGAAAAGAGGGTTTAAAACTCAAACAGAAGCCAAGAAATGGTATGATGATTTTATAGCCAAACACTCGAAAAAAGCTATTGTACATGGTGCAACTTTAACGGTTGAGTTGTTCCTGGAAAAATATTTTGTACCTCACTATAAGAATAAAGTGACAGTTCGGACATTTATGACATTTTCTTCTAAGTTGAAAAGATTGAAATATTTTTATCCTATGAAAATGGTTGATGTTAAACCTATTCATATAAAAAAATGGCATACAGATATCTTGGAAGAAGGCTTATCTAATAACTACTTAAAAGATTTACATCAAACAGTAAAAGAATTATTTGATATGGCTCTTACTTTGGGTGTTGTCAGTGAAAATCCTGCTCGGCAGGTGGGGAATATGAAGAGGACTAGAAAAAAGGTTGATTTTTGGACAAAAGAAGAATTTGAAAAATTTATCAAAACATTTGAAAAAAATGATGTTGTAGAACATTTAAAATATACCTGTTTTCTATTTCTCTTTATGACAGGATTGAGGATCAGCGAATTACAAGCCTTAACGTGGGAAGATGTCGATTTTGAAAATAAAGCTGTACAAGTCAATAAGTCTATGTTTTATCAAAATAAAAATAATTGGCAAATTAACCCTACAAAAACTTTTTCAAGTAATAGAAAAATCTATCTCGATGCCATGACGATTAAGGCGCTATCCTCATGGAAAAATCATCAGAAACAGCTAGGAAAAATAAGTTTTGTCTTTTCTTATAACTGTTTACCTGTGACTAAGACAATGCTTGCTAATAGCATGAAGAAACATGGAGAAATGGCTGGAGTCAAAAGTATCCGTATACATGATTTAAGGCACTCCCACGCAAGTCTATTGCTATCTTTAGGTATGAATGACCTAGAACTTAAAAATAGGTTAGGACATGCGGATATACAGACGACTTTAGGAGTATATTCCCATCTTCGCCCTTCAGCTATGAAAGAGGTAGCGGATAAACTAGAGGGGGTAATATCGCTTTAATTTCAATCACGGCTTTCGTATCACTAGCGAAGTCTGTTATACGAAAACGGAGATTATAAAAAGGTAGCAAGATTACATCTTACTACCTTTTTTGTTGCCAAAATGTTCCCACTCGGCTAGTATTAAGTGTTTAAACGTTGATTTAACGCTATTTTCACTAATTTAACTCTTATTTAACTTCGGTGAACACAACGTGCTTGCGAAGTTTTGGTGAGTATTTCTTCAATTGAAGACGGTCTGGAGTGTTACGTTTGTTTTTAGAAGTAAGGTACAAGCGTTCACCAGATTCTTTGTGTTCAAGTGTAATATTTACGCGCATGGTATCTCCCTTCTATTATTCAGCTGATGCAGCTTTAGCGATTTTACGTCCTTTGTAGTATCCTTTAAGTGATACGCGGTGAGAACGTGAGTAATCTCCAGTAGTTTCGTCAAAGTTTACAGATGGAGCTGTTACTTTGTAGTGTGTACGACGTTTGTTTTTCTTCGCTTTTGAGGTGCGACGTGCAGGTACTGCCATTTTCTTTTCTCCTTTAGGTATTTAAATTCGATTCAATCTACTGATTTTCATCAACCATATTAGAATAACACATTTTTTTTGTAAAGTAAAGTTACTTGACAAAAAAAGATGAAAAAATTAGAAGTCATTCAATCAAATTAATCGAAATTTTCTGAAAATTCAAGAATTTTCTTCTGTTCATTGCCTTTAAAATGTGCTATAATAGTAAAAACTGAAACGGGAGGGATAAGATGACTGAATTAGATAAACGTCACCGCAGTAGCATTTATGACAGCATGGTTAAATCACCAAACCGTGCCATGCTTCGTGCCACTGGTATGACAGATAAGGACTTTGAAACACCGATTGTGGGAGTGATTTCGACTTGGGCGGAAAATACCCCTTGTAACATTCACTTGCATGATTTTGGGAAATTGGCGAAAGAAGGTGTCAAATCTGCAGGTGCTTGGCCTGTGCAGTTTGGAACGATCACGGTAGCGGACGGGATTGCTATGGGAACGCCTGGTATGCGTTTCTCTCTAACATCTCGTGATATCATTGCAGACTCAATCGAGGCGGCTATGGGTGGTCACAACGTAGATGCCTTTGTGGCTATTGGTGGCTGTGACAAGAACATGCCTGGTTCTATGATTGCTATTGCCAATATGGATATCCCAGCTATTTTCGCTTATGGTGGAACCATTGCACCTGGAAATCTTGATGGCAAAGACATTGACTTGGTTTCTGTGTTTGAGGGTATCGGAAAATGGAACCACGGTGATATGACGGCTGAGGATGTGAAGCGTCTCGAATGTAATGCCTGCCCTGGCCCTGGTGGCTGTGGTGGTATGTACACAGCTAATACCATGGCGACTGCTATCGAAGTTC harbors:
- a CDS encoding tyrosine-type recombinase/integrase encodes the protein MPKIPHVYYDKASSSYYAVASLGFDEVTGKRMQKKKRGFKTQTEAKKWYDDFIAKHSKKAIVHGATLTVELFLEKYFVPHYKNKVTVRTFMTFSSKLKRLKYFYPMKMVDVKPIHIKKWHTDILEEGLSNNYLKDLHQTVKELFDMALTLGVVSENPARQVGNMKRTRKKVDFWTKEEFEKFIKTFEKNDVVEHLKYTCFLFLFMTGLRISELQALTWEDVDFENKAVQVNKSMFYQNKNNWQINPTKTFSSNRKIYLDAMTIKALSSWKNHQKQLGKISFVFSYNCLPVTKTMLANSMKKHGEMAGVKSIRIHDLRHSHASLLLSLGMNDLELKNRLGHADIQTTLGVYSHLRPSAMKEVADKLEGVISL
- a CDS encoding DUF3173 family protein, whose product is MFVTKEDLKKLGFGNYQAYSLIKQAKALMVQKGFAYYNSKGLGQVPVEAVEEILGTKLNFEEVEEYA
- a CDS encoding Rep family protein, coding for MTKRIRNRRFLFEQQLKPDFWDWAVSDKKLLENWEDNKTKIFRLIFDRIRELVEEEEFVEVAFIVHDKDISYGTKLVEPHIHGYIDFPRRMDLSKVALALGVEKERVETPKSRGGRHLTRINALAYLIHAKDKDKYQYPASDVETFDTLDYETFINQNKEDFEKYAATKKREKSDESLDLVLSKVYKGELTYFDIMKDDNLYYLMANNRQKFLEGFDIFGERESVLRLEALQNGEYDLTVLYIQGKPGIGKSTLARDIALEVQGALENAGLRGGSYSASSKNPFDNYSGEEILILDDLREDSLAPADWLKLFDPINSARMSARYRNKLVVPRLVIMSAYMSPKQFFGQIQEEDINQYLRRVNYSSEIARKHGMEERFYSVSEVRENRENGHFQRPDGSSVVLNFDYEDLFCSQDKDDFIRKLLEDCIYPRILPKKAKDVTND
- the rpmF gene encoding 50S ribosomal protein L32 — translated: MAVPARRTSKAKKNKRRTHYKVTAPSVNFDETTGDYSRSHRVSLKGYYKGRKIAKAASAE
- the rpmG gene encoding 50S ribosomal protein L33 encodes the protein MRVNITLEHKESGERLYLTSKNKRNTPDRLQLKKYSPKLRKHVVFTEVK